GTCACGGATGACCACGCCGTTCTTGAGCTCCACCACGCGCTTGCGCATTTCGTTGACGATGTCGTCGTCGTGCGTGGCCATCACCACGGTGGTGCCGTTCTGGTTGATCTTGTCCAGGACCCCCATGATGCCCATAGAGGTGGTGGGGTCCAGGTTTCCCGTGGGCTCATCGGCGAGGAGGATTCCGGGCCTGTTGACCACTGCGCGGGCGATGGCCACGCGCTGCTGCTCACCGCCGGAGAGTTCGTGCGGCATGCGGTGCTCTTTGCCCTCCAGGCCCACGGTCTTCAGGACCTCGGGAACGGTGTCCCGGATGACGCTGCGGCTCTTGCCGATGACCTGCATGGCGAAGGCCACGTTGGCGAAGACGTTTTTCTGCGGCAGGAGCCGGAAGTCCTGGAAAACGACGCCGATCCCTCGGCGGAGCCGCGGCACGCGCCAGCTGGAGATCTTGGCAACGTTCTGGCCGGCAACGTACACGGCGCCGGAGGTTGCGCGGTCTTCCTTCAACACGAGCCGCAGGAAGGTGGACTTGCCGGAGCCTGAGGCGCCGACGAGGAAGGCGAATTCGCCGCGGTCAATCTCAAGGTTGACGGAGTCCAGCGCAGGCCGGGCTTTCTGGTCGTAGACCTTGGTGACATTTTCGAATCGGATCATGGCCCTAAGTACCCTGCAGGGCATAGCTGATTCTGATGCAGCCCAGTTCTGCAGCCGGTGCGCGGGTTTCGTTTGGGGGAAGTAGGGCCCCGGCCCCTCGACTATACGCAGGGAATCCTGTGAATCAGGCGGGTTTCAAGGGGCGTGTCGCCGGATGCTGCTCCCGGCCGCGCTGCTGGGCCTTACTTCTCGGCGTTGCGGTTGTCCGTGCGCCACCGGATGCCGGCGTCGATGAAGTCGTCGATTTCGCCGTCGAAAACTGCCGCCGTGTTGCCGACCTCATGCTCGGTCCGCAGGTCCTTGACCATCTGGTAGGGGTTGAGGACGTAGGACCGCATCTGGTCGCCCCAGGATGCTTTGACGTCTCCGGCGAACGCCTTCTTTTCGGCGTCCTCCTGCTCTTTCTTGAGGAGCAGGAGCCTGGACTGCAGCACGCGCATGGCGGCGGCGCGGTTCTGCAACTGCGACTTTTCGTTCTGCATGGAAACCACGGTCCCGGTGGGAATGTGGGTCAGGCGGACAGCGGAGTCAGTGGTGTTGACGGACTGGCCGCCTGGCCCGGAGGAACGGAACACATCCACACGGATTTCGTTGTCCGGGATTTCGATGGAGTCCGTCTGCTCAATGAGCGGGATGACTTCGACGGCGGCGAAGGACGTCTGGCGCCGGCCCTGGTTGTCGAAGGGGCTGATCCTGACGAGCCGGTGGGTTCCGGCTTCAACGCTGAGGGTTCCAAACGCGTAGGGTGCCTTGACCTCGAAGGTTGCCGATTTGAGGCCGGCTTCTTCGGCGTAGGAAGTATCCATGACGGTGGTGGGGTAACCGTGGCGCTCAGCCCAGCGGAGGTACATCCGGAGCAGCATCTCGGCGAAGTCGGCGGCATCAACGCCGCCGGCTCCTGCCCGGATGGAGACCACGGCCTCGCGTTCGTCGTACTCGCCGGACAGCAGGGTGACGACTTCCAGTTCCTTCAGGGCCTTCTTGACCGACTCCAGTTCGGCGGCCGCCTCCCCCATGGAATCGGCGTCGTCCTCATCCTGTCCGAGCTCCACCAGGACTTCGAGGTCATCGATCCTGGCGGCGAGCCTGTTGAGGCGCTCCAGTTCGGACTGGCGGTGTGAAAGGCGGGAGGTGATTTTTTGAGCCGCTGCGGGGTCGTCCCAGAGGTCCGGTTCGCCTGCCCGCTCGCTCAGTTCGGCGATGTCTTCCTTCAGTGCCTCTACGTCGGAGACTCTTTCGATCGAGTCGTAGGTGGCGCGAAGGGCGCGGATTTCAGCGGAAAAATCAATATTGGCCATGGTTGTTTAACCCTACGCTATCCCGGTGTTGCGCCCGACCCTGGTGCCTCTCCCCTCGAGCGGGAGCGCTGGCTGGGCGTCGCTCGGGTGGTCCGTCAACGGGTGAGCCGGGAGCGTGCCGTCGAGGTCGCCTCGATTCTTATCCCGTCGGGCATCAGGAAGTTCGCCACCGGCGGGTGCACGGCAGCCGTGAGCACCACGACGGCGGTGGAACCGTCAGGTGTGCCGGTGGCCCCTGTTACGGCGAGCCCGTCGAAGCGCCGTGATGCCGGACTCCTGGATACGAAGTCCGCTGCCACGTTCCTGACCCGGGCAGGGTTGAGGACCGCTGAGGGGCTGCCGCCCTGCGTTTCCACTTCGCCCAAGGTGTAGCTGTCAGCGGCAGCGAGGGAGGCACCGTCGGCCAGGGAAAGCAGGCGCTTATGTTCGAGGTACACCGAGGAAATGCCGATGACGACCGTGGTGACCAGCAAGGCCAGCACGACGTAGCCCAGGATCATCACCATTACCTGGCCGTCTTCGTCGCTGGGATGTGTTCTCACCGGAACCTGCCCACGAGCTGAGTGGACGACGCCTCCACCTCGCTGGCGCTGAGCCGGAAGTCATTGCTGAAAGGCAGGAACGGAAGGGGCACCGTCAGGCTCACCGTCACTGTGACGGTGCTTCCGGCAGCCTGGCAATCTGCCGGACTGCATGCTGTAACCACGCGCGCCTCTTCGGCGGGATGTCCGAAGTCCGCCAGCGCGATCGCTACCGCCTGTTCAGCGGCAGCCTGCCCCGTGGCTGCATCAGACTGGGCTATGTAGACCTTGGCCGCCTGATCTGCCGCGCCAACCACGGCAAAGGAGCCGCCTTGAATCTGGCTCACTGTGATGATGAAGTACACCAGCGGAACCATCAGCAGCAGCGCCAGGAAGGTGAACTCAACCACGGCACTCCCCCGTTCGTGGTGGTGGCCGTCCGGCTGCGGGCAGATTGGTTCCCGGCCCAGGGTTTCCGTGAGCCGGGCGCGAAAACGAGCCGCCACTGGCTCAGGGCTGCAACGCTGCATGTCCCTTTACCTCCAGCATGTCGCGGGGACCGATGAGTCCGATCACAGGCATGGGCGCTCGTACAGTTACCTCCAGCGTCCGCAGACCCTGGTAGGTGGCCTCGCTGGTGCTGACCTGTTCGGCGAAGCCCGCGTTTAAGGCGGTTTGGATCAAACTGCGGGTACGATCCTCGGCATCAGCAGCATTACGGTCGGCGAGTGTTCCGTATCGGGCCCCTGACGCCGCCGCGTCGATCAATGTATTCCTTACATGCAGGACCAGGGCCAGCTGGATGATCGCGAGGAAAAAAACAGTCAGAAGGCTGCCCACGAGGACAAAGTCCACCACGGCCGAGCCCCTTTCAAGGTGCTCCGCTTCCTGACCTGCTTCATCGCCCTGGGCTGGGTGATTTTGTCCGCTGTCCAGAGCGCGGTTCGTGTTCCCTCCGCGGGTGGACGGCGTCATCGCTTAGCTTCCGACCTTGTCCATCGCCTGGTTGAACATGGCTTCCAGCGCGGGACCGGCGAGCGCCAGCAGCGCTGCAACCAGAACTGCCGACATGAGCGTGATCATGACCCAGCCAGGAACGTCGCCCCTCTCGGGATTGTTGTCCATTCCGCCCCTGAGACCACCGCCGATTGTGCGCCAGTCCTGGCTTCTGTCCGCCCGAACTCCCGTGCCGTTGCCGACACCCACTCCTGGAAGCAGCGCTGCCACGAGTGACAGGAACAGCACCATGCAGCGAATCCCCATTTTCTCCATCATTTCCGTCCTATTCCCGCTTCTGATTCCACCGTTGGTTTTTCTGTTTCCACTTGGTCTTTGCCCTCAAAAACCGAGGTTGATCGCGGCGATACCGGGAAAGACGGCAAAGACCACGGTCAAGGGCAGCACACCGAAGACAAGCGGGACCCCCGTGGTGCAGCCCTAGTATTTCCGCGACGCAGAAACCCATTGATGTGGAGACTCCGGTGGTGTTTTCTAGAGGTCAAGCAGGAGCCGTTGTTTATGCAATGCTTGCCCGTATGGAGCCAGCATTGATTACGTCCCTAGCAGTTGCCGTTGTCGCTGCGGCGGTGTCGGTCTACAGTGCCGTAAGCGCCCGCAAGAGTGCTATGCACTTAGCCGCCACAACGCATACGATCGCCCGAATCGATGCAGATTCGGAAGAGCTCCGCGGCGTGTATAAAAACTTCTGCGCAATTATGGGGATGCCCAAAGAGGAGCAGACGCGCGGTGTCGTCGTCGCTGAGCTTGAGATGCTGAGGGCGTGCCGTGCCGTGACCAAGCGCTTGGATGAGGCCGCTGCAAATTGCGGTTTCCGGATGCAGGACACCGTTCCTGATTGGACCATTTTTGAAGTCGCCCATTCGGAAGTCAACGAATTGCGGGATGCCTACCGCGAGTCGCAAACCCTCCTTGCAGAAAAGCGAGCAAAGCATCTAGCTGCGAAGCCGCGGACACTGAGCTCGGCAACTGTAAACGGGACGTGAACCAAAGCGTGCAACGCTCGCACCATTCACTCCGCAGCCATCGTATGGTATGTACGCTTGGCCTATGAGTAAGCCGAAGGACAAGAGCAAATCAGGAGATGAGTTGTACGAGATCGTTCTAGCCGTCGAGGAACTGCTCGGAGGGGAACTCTCCGGCGAAGAACTGGCTGAGTTGGTTAATGCAGCGGATCCGCCGAACGAGGGGCCGGTTTAGATAGTTATCGCCTGGCACGGTTCGGATTGGGCTCGCCGGACAAGGCCGCTTGGATGGCATCGCGGTACACGTTGGGTTCGGGCAGCTCGACGTTACCGAATCGCTCCTGAAGCTTGGCGACCGACGTAGTGTGCGTGGTTTGCAAAGTTAGTGGGATCGGTGTCCCGTCCTGCCGGTGTTCCGGTGAAACGTAGTCGTAAGCCATAAATGTAATGGCGTGTGACTGGAGGTGAACGGAGGTCAGGCCTTCTCTTCCACCGAGCCTTTTCATTACTCGGTCAAAAACAGGAGCAGGACAAATGAAGAAAAGACCGTTTTTGCAAGTCTCTTCGCGCTGAAGTAGCTGGCCCTTGTAAACGAGTTGCGTGATGATTCGCTTACATACGTTTTCCCAGTTCACGCCTGCGGTGCTTTGGACGATCGGTCGCCCGGGGAGCAGCATCGCTTGACGGCTAGGCAGGTAGTTGCCTGTCGTGTCCGCCGTCTGCACTTCCACGGCCACAAACTGGTCCAACGAACCGTCAGGGTGCAACAAAGCCAGAATCCAGTCCACCCAGTAGGAGCCCGTTCCACCGGAGCGCTGGGGGAGGCGCATCTCGCCTCCGGACCCCTTCCCCAGGACGGCAACGACTCTCTTGTCGCTTGCCCGGGCTGCTGCCACAGCCTGCCTGCCATGAATCAGAGGCAGACCGGGAAAGAACGCTCGGTCTGCCACGTCCTGCAGCACCTGGTGATTGTCTGCATAGAGCCTGGTTGGACAGATAATAACCGGCTGGGAAAACGACGGCTGCTTGAGGCTGCACGCGCCCGTAGGCACGTCCAGTAGCTTTTTCGTGCAGCCCACCGCTTGAAAGGGGCAGTCTTTCGTTTCAGCTGAGCGCAGAGCTTCGGGAGAGTGATCAGTAGCCGGGTATCCGAAGAACTCAAATAAGTGCGACATGCCCCTTAGACCGCTCTAGTCAGCTCATCGACTCTGACCCCGAGAACTTTGGAGACAGACCGACCTACGGCGGCAGCAAGGAGCGGCGGCACAGCATTTCCCACCTGCTCGTACTGGTCCACACGTGACCCTGTGAAAACGTAGGTGTCGGGGAACGACTGGATGCGAGCCGCTTCCCGGACTGTGAAGGCTCGATCCTGGTCATAGTGGAAGTACGCACCCCAGTGTGGGTCGCACTTTGTGAGGATGGTTGACGCAAGACCGTCAGGGTGAACGCGACCATACCGCTTCGTGTGGTCGGACCGGCGCGCCTGCTTCATACCGGCAGGAAGGAGATCAAACGGGATGTCCGTCCAGTTGCCGCCCGGCGGGATGTGGCGCAATCGTTCAACGTTGATCTTGCCGAGCCTGGCGGCCTCATGATTAGTCACACCTTCGGACCCGGCCCGCAGAACCCTCTGATAGTCATTCTGCGGAGCACTCCGATAGCCCTTCACTTCAGGGCCTTCTTCGCCGTTCCGGAGAATAGGAAGATCACCGAGAGCCTGCTGAACTGTTGTGTGGGAGGGCAGCTCAAGTGAGCGAGGCATGGCGACGATGTTTTTGCCAGCAAACTTGGACGTGAAATTCACCCGCATAGGTGCGGTGTGTATGGGCTCAGGGAAGGCTTCAAGGGGGTTACCGCCGTCGCGGAGGCCAAGAATGATGGTCCGCCAACGGGTCTGGGGAACACCGAAGAGAGGGGCGTACAGAATCTGCACATCAGCGGAATAACCCAAGGCCCGGAGGCTAGCAATGATCGCTTCCAGTGTCGCTCCGTTCTCGAAAGAGACGAGCCCAGGAACATTCTCGATCAGCACCGCGCGGGGCTCAAATTCCTCGACGAAACGCAGGTACTCCCGAAAAAGGTGGTTTCTCCGATCATCAGTGCTGCGCTTCGGAGCATTGATGCTGAAGCCTTGGCACGGCGGTCCGCCTGCCATCAGGTCAAGCTCTCCCCGAGCAATCCCGAGACGTTCTCGAACGAGCTTGGCGTCGACATCCCTGATGTCATTGCTGTCCACGATGGTATCTGGATGGTTTCGGCGGAACGTCTCGGCATACTGCGGGACGAGTTCATTTGCGTACAGGCTTCGGAAACCTGCTTCTCGAAGTCCCTCCGAAAGACCTCCTGCGCCGGCGAAAAGGTCGAGCATCGTCAAGTGCTCAGTGGTGGTGACAAGAGAGTTCGTGCGAGGCATGGTGACCACTCTAGCGATGACCCACGACGATCTCCGAACGACTTGCCGAGGGTGTGATTCAATGCGCATGCCTGCCGGTTGTTAGGTTGAACACGTTACTCAGGCTGTCCCGAAAAATAAGAAACGGAGAACTTCTACATTGAAAATGTTCAACCTAGATGCCCAAAAGACTGACATCTGGAAGGTGTCATCGCTGACGCCCGATGAACTTGGGCGCTGGGTTCAGGTGGAGTCCGAAACGGGGACCAACGTGGTCGCTGGTGAACTCCGCGGATTCCAGTACACCAACCTCCACGTAAACGAGAACGGTTCAACCTTCCTCACCATCCTTCGCATTGGGGACTATGAGGTGACCGTAAAGGCTGACAGCGAGATCTGGCTCGAAAAAGCCTAGTAATGACGGCACTAGCGAATCAAAAAATAAGCAAATAGAAAGCCCACCCGCTGCTGTGCGGGTGGGCTTTCTCGTTCGGCGCTGGCGGGGTCAAGGGCGAAAGGCAACGAACCAACCTCATCCCACCATCGTTCCGGAACCGTCTGGTGAAAAGCGCGAAAAGCCTGGACGGCACCGGTGACGTTAACGCCGGTCTTTAGGCGGCTCCTGCTCAGACAGAGTGGCGCTGACGGCACGCTTCCCGTTAGCGGCTACGTCCGACGCAGAGCCAGCAGTGGAGTTCAAGCGCTGGGCCTGGGCCTCGTTCTGGACCTTCACGGCCCAGTCCGGGAGAGCTTCCCCGGGCACGAACACCACGTCATTCCCGGTGTCCGGGTGGACCGTGTGCAGGAACCCCTGTGAGATCCGCTCAGCACCGCCGCCCGTTGTCAGGCCCGAGACGCCGATCTCTGGCACTGCCACGGCTTCGGCCTCATCCCGGTTCAGTCCTTGGTCTTCAAGTTCCTTGCTGCTCTTGCTCATTACAGCGCCCCTTGAATTCCGCGGTAGACAGCGAACGCGGCCGGACGGGCAGGCTGTACGTCGCCCCTCCAGTGAGCCACGATGCCGATCTGCCCGGTGTCCGCGTACTTCTCCGTGAGGACCTGGATGGTGATCGGCAGGCGCTGACCGATGAGCAGCTGATTCCAGTCGCCCACGAACAGATCCGACGCGCGGTTCGTCATGGTTCCCTGCGTGTAGGACGGCACCTGGTTCGTCATGAGCCTGGGAAGGCCTTCAACGTCCGCCGGGAGCCTCAGGGGCTGCCCGGTCGTATCGTTGGCTCCGGCGTACTGCCGGGCCAGCTTCGCGTTCCAGATCAGCGCCGTGGGCTCCTCGTTCAGGTACCGGACACGGTAGATCGTGTCCAGCACCTCAGCGAAATACGAGCCGGCGGTCTGCGCTGTGCCGTTAGCCACGCCACCGAGCACGCTCGCGGGAAGGACCGCGTTCAGAGCGGCAAGGACACCGCGCGGGTTCGGCGGGGTGGGCAGGTTGATAGTGCCAGCGCCGGACGTGATGCCGCCGTAAAGGGCAGCAAGATCCAGGCGCTGGGCCATTGCCTGGCTGATCGCGTCCTTCACGATCTGGTCAGCGTTGTCCGCGTCCTGGAACCATTCCAGCGAGCCGATAACCAACGAGCTCATGGTGGTCGCGGTCAGCGTCACGTTGTCGAAAGTGGGATCGCTCGGCGTGATGACCGAGGCTTCAGCACGGAACGCCGCCGACGGGTCGCCGGACAGCCGCCCGATCTTCACGACTCCGGCGTCCATGGGAACGATACTCGCTCCGGCTTGCATCACGGCAGACTTGTTCCGGGCCAGGTCAATGAGCTGTCCCGCCCAGATGGTGGGAACGACCGCGGAGCCGCCGGTGGTGGACAGAGCGCGGATCATGTTGCCGAGATCCCCGTACTGGTTGACGGCGTGGTCCTCGTTCGGCTCCCGGTGAGCGGAGACCAGCGGGTGGGACCGGAAGCTTTCGTCCCGGCGAACTGCCGCCCTTTCTCCTGTCGCCTCATAGACGAACGTCCCGGTGCGGCTGTCTGCCGGCTCTCCCCCAGCGAAGAGCCGGGAGTCTGCAATCCTGACCTGGTCGTCGAACTCATCCGAACGGCGGAGCTGCGCCTCAGCGGAAGCAACCTTCGCCATCACTTCGTCGAAGCTCTTGCTCTCATCCGCGGTGAGTTCGCGGTTCTCGCTCTCCGCCAGATCCAGGATCTTGCGGGCCTCAGCTCTCTGCTTGTCGAGCTGCTCCCAAATCATCTGCTTCATTCTCGTTGCCACGTCCATGGCCTTCCTGGGATACCGCGCACCAGAGGCGCGGAAAGTGAATGGTGGTTTTCCCGGGGGTTACACTCGACGCCGCGCCCAGTGGCGCTAAAGCTGGTGCGTTACGCGCTGCCAGCGGCGGAGGTTTCTCCGTATGGTCCAACAATGCGGTGGGGGTCGCCCTGCCGCGGATTAGTGCCGCTCACTCCCACACTTACTTCGCTCGGGTGGTTTTCGACCTGCCCGGTTGCGGTCCGTGGAAACTCGCTTGCCGCAACTTTATCGCGCCGCGCTCAGCTCCTGCATGAGCGAAAGGAGGTCCCGCGTCGACCGGCGAAGCAGATGCTCGCGCTGCCCCGTTGACCCTACGTGGTCAACCAGACGGGCCGTCATCATCGCCAGCGAAGCCAGAACGTCCTCGTAGGCAGTCAGCGGCTCCAAACCCTCAATCCTGCAACGAGTCAGAGCTTCCAACGCCCCACCCCCAGCCACCGGCAACGGCGCTTCCCGCTGACGCTTCCCCTCCCGGTACCGGGCCATCGAATCAGCCTGAGCACGCCCACAGACATCGCACCGGCAACCCTGCTTCCAACCCCGGTAGCCGTGCTTCACCACCTGCTCCGTCATGCCAATCCCAGCGCCTTCCCTGCGCCCTACTCGACGCTTACATTTCCGATATAAAAAACCCGATCCACTGCGGGGTGGTCTGACTCTCTACATGTCAAAAACCAAGGGCTTCGCTTGGAGCCTTCTCTGCCCCTGTGGGCGTCTTGCAGGTCCTCCGTGGGTGTTTGCCCATCTGTGAGGCTGTGGCGAGGTCTGGGGTGCCGGTGCCTGTCACTGGGGTTCGCTCTCCCATGCTTCGACCTGGAGCGTGGCCGTCATGCGGATGTCCAGCTCTTCCTCAGCTCCCATGAGCCGGGGGTCTTGGGCCATCCCCGCTATCAGTGACACTGCCGCTGTGGCGAGACGCTCCATCGCTTCCGGGTCTTTGGGCATGAGCCGGAAGTAGTCGGCTCCTTGCCTGTTGATCATTGCCCGTGCCATTGCGAGCGCCCTGCGTTCGTCGTCACGTCCGTGGATGTCCATTGCTTTTGTCCTTTCGCTTACTTCTGGTGTTGACGGTTCGCCGGCTCGTACTCGGCGCGGAGCACTGCCAGTTGGGATTCAGCCAGGCATGCCCGGTTCTTCCAAGCACGCGCCTCGTCGTGCGCTTGCTGGGCTTTGTCCCGGTACGTGTCGCACAGCTGGATGTACTGGTCTTTCGAGAGGCCCATGACGGCGACTGATACCTGGGAGGTTGCGGGATTCAGAACCACGGCTGACCTCCTGCCGGTGCCTTCGCTGGCTTCGTGAAGTTCAGCGTGTTGCGCATCCAGTTGCGCCACGCTGCTTCCCAGTCCACGAACTTCGATCCCTTGGCTTGGTGATAGTCCCGGAACTTTTCCGTCTCTAAGTCCACCTGCGCCTCTAGTGCCTCGTTCCTCGCCCAGTCCCTCATCTCTTCGGTGACCTTGAAATCAACCGGGAGTGTCGTCGAAACAGCTTTTGTCTTCTTGTTCAAGGCAGTTGGTTTGTCTTTAGCCTCAACCGCGAACTGATTACCTAGACCAACAGACTCTCCACGCATATGACTCTCTGTAGTTTTAGAGCTGTGGTTTAAAGATCTATAGGCGTGCAGCCCTGCGCTGCACATGATGATGTCTGAAGTGGCACATGAAGCACTTGAAAGTGGCACATGATCTTGCCCGTTCATGTGCCACTTCTCTGGCACTTGATCTTTCAAATAGTTGGGCACTGCGAGGACGTATTCCGAGCATTTCCCCAAGCGCCTGTTACCTCTGGATTTCATGACTATCCAGCCCTTCGTTCGGAGCACGTCTAGCCAGTTGCTGACAGTGCGCCGCCCCATCCGGTGGTCCTCCATCAAGGACTCGACTCCGCCTGTTGAGGAAATCCCTGTCTCGGTATCAATACCAGCCCAAATAGAAAGGGCAACGAGCTTTGCACGATCAGGGAGATCCGAGGTCAGCAGTTGGTGATGCCACCAGAAGCGAAAGTTATTGTCAGTCAGCCTCATCTTCATGGTTGCTTCGCCCCCCGCCTCTCTCGTTCCTGATAGGCGAGCATTGTGCGGGTTTCGGCTTCACGTTGCCGCTGTTTCCGGGCCAGTTCCGGGTCAGTGTCAGCCGTGAGCTCGAACGTCACTTGCTTGTTGTCCGGCCGCACGTCCAGCGCCGCTTCCCGCAGCATCTCCGTAAACACGAACTCAGCGGGCGCGCCCAGG
This genomic interval from Arthrobacter sp. SLBN-100 contains the following:
- the ftsE gene encoding cell division ATP-binding protein FtsE → MIRFENVTKVYDQKARPALDSVNLEIDRGEFAFLVGASGSGKSTFLRLVLKEDRATSGAVYVAGQNVAKISSWRVPRLRRGIGVVFQDFRLLPQKNVFANVAFAMQVIGKSRSVIRDTVPEVLKTVGLEGKEHRMPHELSGGEQQRVAIARAVVNRPGILLADEPTGNLDPTTSMGIMGVLDKINQNGTTVVMATHDDDIVNEMRKRVVELKNGVVIRDEAKALYTSMIPVVGQSRRLKDASGRDTSGDGQPGEGEGQR
- the prfB gene encoding peptide chain release factor 2, translated to MANIDFSAEIRALRATYDSIERVSDVEALKEDIAELSERAGEPDLWDDPAAAQKITSRLSHRQSELERLNRLAARIDDLEVLVELGQDEDDADSMGEAAAELESVKKALKELEVVTLLSGEYDEREAVVSIRAGAGGVDAADFAEMLLRMYLRWAERHGYPTTVMDTSYAEEAGLKSATFEVKAPYAFGTLSVEAGTHRLVRISPFDNQGRRQTSFAAVEVIPLIEQTDSIEIPDNEIRVDVFRSSGPGGQSVNTTDSAVRLTHIPTGTVVSMQNEKSQLQNRAAAMRVLQSRLLLLKKEQEDAEKKAFAGDVKASWGDQMRSYVLNPYQMVKDLRTEHEVGNTAAVFDGEIDDFIDAGIRWRTDNRNAEK
- a CDS encoding pilus assembly protein TadG-related protein; the protein is MVMILGYVVLALLVTTVVIGISSVYLEHKRLLSLADGASLAAADSYTLGEVETQGGSPSAVLNPARVRNVAADFVSRSPASRRFDGLAVTGATGTPDGSTAVVVLTAAVHPPVANFLMPDGIRIEATSTARSRLTR
- a CDS encoding TadE family protein, with the translated sequence MTPSTRGGNTNRALDSGQNHPAQGDEAGQEAEHLERGSAVVDFVLVGSLLTVFFLAIIQLALVLHVRNTLIDAAASGARYGTLADRNAADAEDRTRSLIQTALNAGFAEQVSTSEATYQGLRTLEVTVRAPMPVIGLIGPRDMLEVKGHAALQP
- a CDS encoding NotI family restriction endonuclease, with translation MSHLFEFFGYPATDHSPEALRSAETKDCPFQAVGCTKKLLDVPTGACSLKQPSFSQPVIICPTRLYADNHQVLQDVADRAFFPGLPLIHGRQAVAAARASDKRVVAVLGKGSGGEMRLPQRSGGTGSYWVDWILALLHPDGSLDQFVAVEVQTADTTGNYLPSRQAMLLPGRPIVQSTAGVNWENVCKRIITQLVYKGQLLQREETCKNGLFFICPAPVFDRVMKRLGGREGLTSVHLQSHAITFMAYDYVSPEHRQDGTPIPLTLQTTHTTSVAKLQERFGNVELPEPNVYRDAIQAALSGEPNPNRARR
- a CDS encoding DNA cytosine methyltransferase: MPRTNSLVTTTEHLTMLDLFAGAGGLSEGLREAGFRSLYANELVPQYAETFRRNHPDTIVDSNDIRDVDAKLVRERLGIARGELDLMAGGPPCQGFSINAPKRSTDDRRNHLFREYLRFVEEFEPRAVLIENVPGLVSFENGATLEAIIASLRALGYSADVQILYAPLFGVPQTRWRTIILGLRDGGNPLEAFPEPIHTAPMRVNFTSKFAGKNIVAMPRSLELPSHTTVQQALGDLPILRNGEEGPEVKGYRSAPQNDYQRVLRAGSEGVTNHEAARLGKINVERLRHIPPGGNWTDIPFDLLPAGMKQARRSDHTKRYGRVHPDGLASTILTKCDPHWGAYFHYDQDRAFTVREAARIQSFPDTYVFTGSRVDQYEQVGNAVPPLLAAAVGRSVSKVLGVRVDELTRAV
- a CDS encoding phage major capsid protein — translated: MKQMIWEQLDKQRAEARKILDLAESENRELTADESKSFDEVMAKVASAEAQLRRSDEFDDQVRIADSRLFAGGEPADSRTGTFVYEATGERAAVRRDESFRSHPLVSAHREPNEDHAVNQYGDLGNMIRALSTTGGSAVVPTIWAGQLIDLARNKSAVMQAGASIVPMDAGVVKIGRLSGDPSAAFRAEASVITPSDPTFDNVTLTATTMSSLVIGSLEWFQDADNADQIVKDAISQAMAQRLDLAALYGGITSGAGTINLPTPPNPRGVLAALNAVLPASVLGGVANGTAQTAGSYFAEVLDTIYRVRYLNEEPTALIWNAKLARQYAGANDTTGQPLRLPADVEGLPRLMTNQVPSYTQGTMTNRASDLFVGDWNQLLIGQRLPITIQVLTEKYADTGQIGIVAHWRGDVQPARPAAFAVYRGIQGAL